In Acidobacteriota bacterium, a single window of DNA contains:
- a CDS encoding DUF1552 domain-containing protein gives MMITKTALPRRTFLRGAGAAVALPLLDAMAPALTAFAKTPAAPVRRLGVVYVPNGMIMPAWTPPAEGPLELSPVLQPLAPFKDRMLVFSGLDGVQNRGGTHTTAATRFLTGVVGKRTAQGIEAGTSIDQIAARQFGRHTQLASLELALDRLDLVGTCDNTTCAFINSLSWTSPTTQAPAEDNPRVVFERLFGDSGTTDPAERKVRLRRSRSILDSLLDSLSDLERELGSGDRSRLDEYLTAVRDVERRIQNAEAQSAMDLPLVEQPGGIPADYEDYCALMCDLQVLAYQCDLTRVVTFMLGREYSGRTYPQIGIAEAHHPLSHHQDDPEKKALLAKLNTYHAALFGSYLEKLHRTPDGDGSLLDHTLLLYGAGMADGNSHDSQNLPLMLIGSREHFRFQGGRHLRYEHGPAASLLVTVLDKLGVPVERIANSSGPLDLDAPPRPLAGI, from the coding sequence ATGATGATCACGAAGACGGCGTTGCCGCGGCGTACTTTCTTGCGCGGTGCAGGCGCTGCGGTGGCGCTGCCGCTGCTGGATGCGATGGCGCCCGCGCTCACCGCGTTCGCGAAGACGCCGGCGGCCCCGGTCCGGCGCCTCGGCGTGGTCTACGTGCCCAACGGGATGATCATGCCGGCCTGGACCCCGCCCGCCGAGGGCCCGCTCGAGCTGTCGCCGGTGCTTCAGCCGCTCGCGCCCTTCAAGGACCGCATGCTCGTCTTCTCGGGGCTGGACGGCGTGCAGAACCGCGGCGGGACCCATACGACCGCGGCGACGAGATTCCTGACCGGCGTGGTCGGGAAGCGGACCGCCCAGGGGATCGAGGCGGGCACGTCGATCGATCAGATCGCGGCCCGGCAGTTCGGGCGACACACGCAGTTGGCCTCGCTCGAGCTCGCGCTCGATCGCCTCGATCTCGTCGGCACGTGCGACAACACCACGTGCGCCTTCATCAACTCGCTCTCGTGGACCAGTCCGACGACGCAGGCGCCGGCCGAGGACAACCCCCGCGTGGTCTTCGAGCGGCTGTTCGGCGACAGCGGGACGACCGACCCGGCCGAGCGCAAGGTGCGCCTGCGGCGCAGCCGCAGCATTCTCGACTCGCTGCTGGACTCGCTCTCGGACCTGGAGCGGGAGCTCGGCTCGGGCGACCGGTCCCGGCTCGACGAGTACCTGACCGCCGTGCGCGACGTGGAGCGCCGCATCCAGAACGCCGAGGCGCAGAGCGCGATGGATTTGCCGCTGGTGGAGCAGCCCGGCGGCATCCCCGCGGACTACGAAGACTACTGTGCGCTGATGTGCGATCTGCAGGTGCTGGCCTACCAGTGCGATCTGACGCGGGTCGTGACGTTCATGCTCGGTCGCGAGTACAGCGGGCGGACGTACCCGCAAATCGGCATCGCCGAGGCCCATCATCCGCTGTCGCATCACCAGGACGATCCCGAGAAGAAAGCGCTGCTCGCCAAGCTGAACACGTACCACGCCGCGCTGTTCGGTTCCTACCTGGAGAAGCTGCACCGGACGCCGGACGGCGATGGATCGCTGCTGGACCACACGCTGCTGCTGTACGGGGCCGGCATGGCGGACGGCAACTCCCATGACTCGCAGAATCTGCCGCTGATGCTGATTGGTTCGCGGGAGCACTTCCGCTTCCAGGGCGGGCGCCACCTGCGGTACGAGCACGGGCCGGCGGCATCGCTGCTGGTCACCGTGCTGGACAAGCTCGGCGTGCCCGTCGAGCGGATTGCCAACAGCAGCGGCCCGCTCGACCTCGATGCGCCTCCGAGGCCGCTGGCCGGGATCTGA
- a CDS encoding TonB-dependent receptor — protein sequence MLHRKFRADPRGLTICLGLTLALVGASETNAQVVNASGIEGIVTDATGGVLPGVTATLESPQLTVPQVTRITDGEGAYRFTDLGIGMYTVTFALPGFSTVIREGIRLTDRFTARINVELELSTVQETITVSGQSPVVDVTSAATVQTLTREVIESVPNSGSQFELMAMAPGMRVGRIDVGGSTMANYQSARAYGQRGQITPTLDGINTRQYTSSMGSYYDYASLDEVTITAVGNTAEVATAGMNFAAIIKSGTNEFHGRYFGAYQNRRMQSDNLDAALMERGVTQGSSFKDYSDISGSLGGPIWRNRIWFYGDYKRQRKAQNEVNFALDGGPDGIYLTPDDTTEDGRGDGRRELNSQTIKTTFQLSQGYRMDAFYHRSGKVMPERFGTQFRPLETTNDYLFNPQTGKIELNGTPSSRLVYTLTLGRHYYLADYQPRAGVDTPTRFDRVSRLYTGSAARADRRPRNRWQYLGSVTYYPGGAHAIKSGVQIYRETHGTGQASHAGGNFILEYEGATLFDTGMAGNPYRVRLFNYPLDPTNRVDVNSAYVTDEWRVTRRLTANIGLRYDHYLSYVPEQFKGPDDFGIFFQGNVDRLDVVDWKGLAPRIGLAYDLRGDGRTVIRGAYNYFQQSLGDSFASTYNLNAIASATYVWNDAIPDNTYTPGEVDLSLNGPDFVSITGAANSILPNDPRFGRELYQSNTQEMSVGVQHELMPSVAARAVYVYKREAGLFDTRGSTASGTQGGPNILRPLSAYTIPVSRRDPGPDGVLDTADDTGNMIHFADYGDEYRGAEFVGNQRINYPEPDFYHSYEFTLERRLRDGWQGLVSFIGTQNHRWLPNAALTDFVPPQVALNGLDESWEWGLKAHGSYMFPGDIQLGVFYQALSGFPLQRTARFLRNDPDGLFHFRNQGTQTIRVEPYGASKLTAQHVWNVRLSKFLDMGPGRFQMAVEVFNLLNANDILRVQQVSGPSFGNVLENIPPRIARISATYDF from the coding sequence ATGCTGCATCGCAAGTTCCGGGCGGATCCGAGAGGTCTGACGATCTGTCTCGGGCTGACGCTGGCTCTCGTCGGCGCATCGGAGACGAACGCGCAGGTGGTCAACGCGTCCGGCATCGAAGGGATCGTGACGGACGCGACCGGCGGCGTGCTGCCGGGCGTGACGGCAACGCTCGAGAGCCCGCAGTTGACCGTGCCGCAGGTCACTCGGATAACCGATGGCGAGGGCGCCTATCGGTTCACCGATCTGGGCATCGGGATGTACACGGTCACGTTCGCGCTGCCCGGCTTTTCCACGGTCATCCGCGAAGGGATCCGGCTCACGGATCGGTTCACGGCGCGGATCAACGTCGAACTGGAGCTCTCGACCGTCCAGGAGACCATTACGGTCAGCGGCCAGAGCCCCGTCGTCGACGTGACGAGTGCGGCCACTGTGCAGACCCTGACGCGGGAAGTGATCGAGTCGGTCCCCAACTCGGGCAGCCAGTTCGAGCTGATGGCCATGGCGCCCGGCATGCGCGTCGGCCGGATCGACGTCGGCGGCAGCACGATGGCCAACTACCAGTCCGCGCGCGCCTACGGCCAGCGCGGCCAGATCACGCCGACCCTCGACGGGATCAACACCAGGCAGTACACGTCCTCGATGGGCTCCTACTACGACTACGCGTCGCTGGACGAGGTCACCATCACCGCCGTCGGCAACACCGCGGAGGTCGCGACGGCGGGCATGAACTTCGCCGCCATCATCAAGTCCGGCACCAACGAGTTCCACGGACGCTACTTCGGCGCGTACCAGAACCGGCGGATGCAGTCGGACAACCTGGATGCGGCGCTGATGGAACGGGGCGTCACCCAGGGCAGCTCGTTCAAGGACTACAGCGACATCTCGGGGTCGCTGGGCGGGCCCATCTGGAGGAACCGGATCTGGTTCTACGGCGACTACAAGCGCCAGCGAAAGGCGCAGAACGAGGTCAACTTCGCGCTCGACGGCGGGCCCGACGGCATCTACCTGACGCCGGACGACACAACCGAGGACGGGCGCGGCGACGGCCGGCGGGAGCTCAACAGCCAGACCATCAAAACCACGTTCCAGCTCTCGCAGGGCTACCGGATGGACGCGTTCTATCACCGCAGCGGCAAGGTCATGCCCGAGCGGTTCGGCACCCAGTTCCGGCCGCTCGAGACCACGAACGACTACCTATTCAACCCGCAGACCGGCAAGATCGAGCTCAACGGAACGCCCAGCAGCCGGCTCGTGTACACCCTCACACTGGGCCGTCACTACTACCTCGCCGACTACCAGCCGCGGGCCGGCGTCGACACCCCCACCCGCTTCGATCGCGTCTCCCGCCTGTATACGGGCTCGGCGGCCCGCGCCGACAGGCGCCCCCGCAACCGGTGGCAGTACCTGGGAAGCGTCACCTACTATCCGGGAGGGGCCCACGCGATCAAGAGCGGCGTCCAGATCTATCGGGAGACGCACGGCACGGGGCAGGCCAGTCACGCGGGCGGCAACTTCATCCTGGAGTACGAGGGAGCGACCCTGTTCGATACGGGGATGGCGGGCAATCCGTACCGGGTCAGGTTGTTCAACTATCCTCTGGATCCCACCAACCGGGTGGACGTGAACTCGGCGTACGTCACGGACGAATGGCGTGTGACCAGGCGGCTGACCGCCAACATCGGCTTGCGGTACGACCACTACCTCTCCTACGTACCGGAGCAATTCAAGGGTCCCGACGACTTCGGGATCTTTTTCCAGGGAAACGTCGACAGACTCGACGTGGTGGACTGGAAGGGCCTGGCGCCGCGCATAGGGCTCGCCTATGACCTGCGCGGGGACGGCAGGACCGTGATCCGGGGCGCGTACAACTACTTCCAGCAGTCGCTCGGCGACAGCTTCGCCTCGACGTACAACCTCAACGCGATCGCCTCGGCGACGTACGTCTGGAACGACGCGATCCCCGACAACACCTACACGCCGGGAGAAGTGGACCTCAGCCTGAACGGCCCCGACTTCGTCAGCATCACCGGGGCGGCCAACTCCATCCTCCCGAACGACCCGCGATTCGGCCGCGAACTCTACCAGTCGAACACGCAGGAAATGTCGGTCGGCGTCCAGCACGAGCTGATGCCCTCGGTGGCAGCTCGTGCCGTGTACGTCTACAAGCGCGAGGCGGGCCTGTTCGACACGCGGGGATCGACGGCCTCGGGGACGCAGGGCGGTCCGAACATTCTCCGCCCCCTCAGCGCCTATACCATTCCGGTGAGCCGCCGGGATCCCGGACCTGACGGGGTGCTGGACACCGCCGACGACACGGGCAACATGATCCACTTCGCCGACTACGGCGACGAGTACCGGGGCGCCGAGTTCGTCGGGAACCAGCGGATCAACTACCCGGAGCCGGACTTCTACCACAGCTACGAGTTCACCCTGGAGAGACGGTTGCGGGACGGTTGGCAGGGCCTCGTGTCGTTCATCGGCACGCAGAACCACCGCTGGCTCCCGAACGCCGCCCTGACCGACTTCGTCCCCCCGCAGGTTGCCCTCAACGGGCTCGACGAGTCCTGGGAGTGGGGCCTCAAGGCGCACGGCAGCTACATGTTCCCGGGCGACATCCAGCTCGGCGTCTTCTATCAGGCCCTGAGCGGCTTCCCGCTGCAGCGGACCGCGCGGTTCCTGCGGAACGACCCCGACGGGCTGTTCCACTTCCGCAACCAGGGCACGCAGACGATCCGGGTGGAGCCGTACGGCGCGTCGAAGCTCACCGCCCAGCACGTCTGGAACGTCCGCCTGTCGAAGTTCCTGGACATGGGGCCGGGCCGGTTCCAGATGGCGGTCGAGGTGTTCAACCTGCTCAACGCCAACGACATCCTGCGCGTTCAGCAGGTCTCGGGCCCGTCGTTCGGCAACGTGCTCGAGAACATCCCGCCGCGGATCGCGCGGATCAGCGCGACCTACGATTTCTAG
- a CDS encoding tetratricopeptide repeat protein → MATSLAASAEPAPTQRRATRPAADAARAITFNRDIAPLVFEHCATCHRPGTAAPFSLLTYRDARPWARAIKQATLSRSMPPWKPAPGYGGPFIGDRRLSDAQIALIARWVDAGAPAGDPAHLPPLPEGFGAWRLGEPDLVIEMPEPFLLQADGDDVFRKFAIPIPIEETRFVEGLEFQPAVRGAGSTWASNPRVIHHANMRLDPTPASRTLDARDPAPGFDDVTPFDAQFPFGHLLGWTPGQDRPLVAEGMAWRLDAGTDMLLELHLMPSGQPEVVQSRIGFYFTDEPPTKIPFTIRLGKQDLDIPPGATDYRSRDAYVLPVDVEVHGIHPHAHYLAQEVRALATLPDGTRRWLLYIRDWDASWQDYYYYAEPFVLPRSTELTMEFRFDNSAGNRRNPHFPPRRVTWGPRSSNTMGDLSIQVLARSDSDREILAADRRPLEMAEDIVGFETVLDAEPGKVTVHDDVARLYLLFGEVAKALAHFRESARLEPDSPAAQYNVGTTLLRMGELDEAVARFERALRLDPDYAPVHNNLGAALRSQGRLDEATHRFRQAVRARPDDEDALYNLASTLTLRGEFTEAIALYRRVLALLPDSPEPFAELAWLLATHPDPTPRDVQEAVSLAEHAAQLTSRRDARVLNTLAAAHAAAGRFDEAAATARAALALPHDSGSDLAATIRQLLDLYSEGRRYRRPR, encoded by the coding sequence GTGGCAACGAGTCTGGCGGCGTCTGCGGAGCCGGCCCCGACGCAGCGGCGCGCAACCCGCCCGGCGGCGGACGCCGCCCGCGCCATCACGTTCAACAGGGACATCGCACCGCTCGTCTTCGAGCACTGCGCCACCTGTCACCGCCCCGGCACCGCCGCTCCGTTCAGCCTCCTGACCTACCGCGACGCCCGGCCCTGGGCCCGCGCCATCAAGCAGGCGACTCTGAGCCGGTCGATGCCGCCCTGGAAGCCGGCGCCGGGATACGGCGGCCCGTTCATCGGCGACCGGCGGTTGAGCGACGCCCAGATCGCTCTGATTGCCAGGTGGGTCGATGCCGGCGCGCCTGCGGGCGACCCTGCCCACCTTCCGCCGCTGCCGGAAGGGTTCGGGGCATGGCGGCTCGGCGAGCCGGACCTGGTGATCGAAATGCCCGAGCCCTTCCTGCTACAGGCCGACGGGGACGATGTCTTTCGCAAGTTCGCGATTCCGATCCCGATCGAGGAGACGCGATTCGTGGAGGGCCTCGAGTTCCAGCCGGCCGTCCGGGGCGCGGGTTCCACGTGGGCGTCGAACCCCAGGGTCATCCACCACGCCAACATGCGGCTCGACCCGACGCCGGCCTCCCGCACGCTCGACGCGCGCGATCCCGCACCCGGCTTCGACGACGTCACGCCGTTCGACGCACAGTTTCCCTTCGGCCACCTGCTCGGCTGGACGCCCGGACAGGACCGGCCGCTGGTCGCGGAAGGGATGGCCTGGCGCCTGGACGCGGGCACCGACATGCTCCTCGAGCTGCACCTGATGCCGAGCGGGCAGCCGGAGGTCGTGCAGTCGCGCATCGGCTTCTATTTCACCGATGAACCCCCGACGAAGATCCCGTTCACGATCCGGCTGGGCAAGCAGGATCTCGACATCCCGCCGGGGGCGACCGACTACCGCAGCCGGGACGCGTACGTGCTCCCGGTCGACGTCGAGGTGCACGGCATTCATCCGCACGCGCACTACCTGGCGCAGGAAGTCAGGGCGCTGGCGACGCTTCCCGACGGGACGCGCCGTTGGCTCCTCTACATCCGGGACTGGGACGCCTCCTGGCAGGATTACTACTACTACGCCGAGCCCTTCGTGCTTCCCAGGAGCACGGAGCTGACCATGGAGTTCCGGTTCGACAACTCCGCCGGCAACCGGCGCAACCCGCACTTCCCCCCGCGGCGGGTCACCTGGGGCCCGCGGTCGTCGAACACGATGGGCGACCTGTCGATTCAGGTCCTGGCGCGGAGCGATTCCGACCGCGAGATCCTCGCCGCCGACCGCCGGCCGCTCGAGATGGCCGAGGACATCGTGGGATTCGAGACGGTCCTCGACGCCGAGCCCGGCAAGGTGACGGTGCACGACGACGTGGCCCGCCTCTACCTGCTGTTCGGGGAGGTCGCGAAGGCCCTCGCCCACTTCCGGGAGTCGGCGCGCCTGGAGCCCGACTCTCCCGCCGCGCAGTACAACGTGGGGACGACGCTGCTCCGGATGGGAGAGCTCGACGAAGCCGTCGCCCGTTTCGAGCGGGCGCTCCGGCTCGATCCCGACTACGCGCCGGTGCACAACAATCTCGGCGCGGCGCTGCGGTCGCAGGGCAGGCTGGACGAGGCGACCCACCGCTTTCGGCAGGCGGTACGGGCCCGCCCCGACGACGAGGACGCCCTCTACAACCTGGCGAGCACGCTGACCCTGCGGGGGGAGTTCACCGAGGCGATCGCGCTCTACCGGCGGGTGCTCGCGCTGCTGCCGGATTCGCCGGAGCCGTTCGCCGAGCTCGCCTGGCTTCTGGCGACCCACCCGGATCCCACGCCGCGCGACGTGCAAGAGGCGGTGAGCCTTGCCGAACATGCCGCGCAGCTCACCAGTCGCCGGGACGCGCGCGTGCTCAACACGCTCGCGGCGGCCCATGCCGCGGCGGGCCGCTTCGACGAGGCTGCCGCGACCGCTCGCGCGGCCCTCGCGTTGCCGCACGACAGCGGAAGCGACCTCGCTGCCACGATCCGGCAACTGCTGGACCTGTACTCGGAGGGCCGTCGATACCGGCGCCCGCGCTGA
- a CDS encoding DUF1592 domain-containing protein — MRLDRLQGGKDMSRWRSVGGLVAAAWFVLLAPPAAGQTAASRPQASPAEPSPLRPVLNRYCVGCHNDRLLTADLSLEAMDAVHVAGGAEVWEKVIRKLRSGAMPPPGRPRPDAAVVEDVLAWLETELDGGAALDPDPGRTDSVHRLNRAEYRNAIRDLLALDVDVTSLLPADSADEHGFDNIASMLSVSPTLLDRYLSAARRLSRLAVGLPPAAPTTDEYRVRLDQDEYLGEDLPFGSRGGAAIRHRFPVDGEYVIDVRLYRQLFDVVVGLGSPHEVEIRVDGERILSSVVGGEETGGAPPAGFVGDIFGSPAWERYARNADAGLEVRFPAQAGWRLLTVSFLGRPTEVEDGVPHPPRYPERDESLESNPWVHTVAIRGPYGVSGPGDTPSRRKIFVCRPAEPREEEPCAERILTTLAGEAYRRPATAREVRTLLRFYGEGRSDGTFDDGVQFALERLLADPKFLFRIEREPVDIAPGTVYAVSDLDLAARLSFFLWSSIPDAELLGAAARGELSAPGELERQVRRMLADERSQALVDNFVGQWLLLRNLPSAAPDPNAFPAFDENLREAFERETRLFVESMFREDRSVVDLLRANYTFLNERLARHYGVPNVYGSHFRRVTFGDDEPRGGLLGQGSFLTVTSYPNRTSPVLRGRWVLESLLGTPPPSPPADVPGLPDRGEDGRPASVRERLERHRESPACSTCHAPMDPLGFALENFDAVGGWRDAEGGAPVDSSAVLPDGTRFRGPAGLRAFLVEQRRQFVEAMTEKLLAYSLGRRLEYYDRPTVRGIVREAAASDHRLSDIILGIVRSPAFQMRRAAGDPVPARSAAAANP, encoded by the coding sequence ATGCGACTTGATCGGCTGCAGGGAGGCAAGGACATGTCGCGCTGGCGCTCCGTCGGCGGGCTCGTCGCGGCGGCGTGGTTCGTTCTACTGGCGCCGCCGGCAGCCGGCCAGACGGCCGCTTCACGCCCGCAGGCTTCGCCGGCGGAACCTTCACCGCTGCGTCCCGTACTGAACCGCTACTGCGTCGGTTGCCACAATGACCGGCTCCTGACGGCGGACCTTTCCCTGGAGGCGATGGATGCCGTCCACGTCGCCGGGGGCGCGGAGGTGTGGGAGAAGGTCATCCGCAAGCTGCGGAGCGGCGCGATGCCGCCGCCGGGCCGGCCGCGGCCCGACGCGGCGGTCGTCGAGGACGTGCTCGCGTGGCTGGAAACGGAGCTGGACGGCGGCGCCGCGCTCGATCCCGACCCGGGCCGGACGGACAGCGTCCACCGGCTCAATCGCGCCGAGTACCGGAACGCGATTCGCGACCTGCTGGCGCTGGACGTCGACGTGACGTCGCTGCTGCCGGCCGACAGCGCGGACGAGCACGGCTTCGACAACATCGCGAGCATGCTGTCGGTCTCGCCGACGCTGCTGGACCGGTACCTGTCGGCCGCGCGGCGGCTGAGCCGGCTGGCGGTCGGACTGCCTCCGGCCGCACCCACCACCGACGAGTACCGGGTCCGGCTCGATCAGGACGAGTACCTGGGCGAGGACCTGCCGTTCGGGTCGCGGGGAGGCGCCGCGATTCGCCATCGCTTTCCGGTCGATGGCGAGTACGTCATCGACGTCCGCTTGTACCGCCAGTTGTTCGACGTGGTCGTCGGACTCGGGTCGCCGCACGAGGTCGAGATCCGGGTGGACGGCGAACGGATTCTCTCGTCGGTGGTCGGCGGCGAAGAGACCGGCGGCGCCCCGCCGGCCGGATTCGTAGGCGACATCTTCGGAAGTCCGGCTTGGGAACGGTACGCGCGCAACGCCGACGCCGGCCTCGAAGTGCGGTTCCCGGCGCAGGCCGGCTGGCGTCTGCTGACCGTTTCGTTCCTCGGGCGCCCGACCGAGGTCGAGGACGGCGTTCCGCACCCGCCGAGATACCCCGAGCGCGACGAGTCGCTCGAGAGCAACCCGTGGGTGCACACCGTCGCCATCCGCGGCCCGTACGGCGTGTCGGGCCCGGGCGATACCCCGAGCCGTCGCAAGATCTTCGTCTGCCGACCGGCGGAACCGCGCGAGGAGGAGCCCTGCGCGGAGCGGATTCTGACGACGCTCGCCGGCGAGGCGTATCGCCGGCCCGCGACCGCGCGCGAGGTGCGGACGCTCCTGCGGTTCTACGGGGAGGGCCGCAGCGACGGCACGTTCGATGACGGCGTGCAGTTCGCGCTGGAGCGGCTCCTGGCCGACCCGAAGTTCCTGTTCCGTATCGAGCGGGAGCCGGTCGACATCGCCCCGGGGACGGTCTATGCCGTCAGCGATCTGGATCTCGCAGCGCGTCTGTCGTTCTTCCTGTGGAGCAGCATTCCCGACGCTGAGCTGCTCGGCGCGGCGGCCCGCGGGGAACTGAGCGCTCCCGGCGAACTCGAGCGGCAGGTGCGGCGGATGCTGGCCGACGAGCGCTCGCAGGCCCTGGTGGACAACTTCGTCGGCCAGTGGCTGCTGTTGCGCAATCTGCCGAGCGCGGCGCCGGATCCGAACGCCTTTCCCGCGTTCGACGAGAACCTGCGCGAGGCGTTCGAGCGGGAGACGAGGTTGTTCGTCGAGAGCATGTTCCGGGAGGACCGGAGCGTGGTCGACCTCCTGCGGGCCAACTACACGTTCCTGAACGAGAGACTGGCGCGGCACTACGGCGTCCCGAACGTGTACGGCAGCCACTTCCGGCGCGTGACTTTCGGCGATGACGAGCCGCGCGGCGGGTTGCTCGGGCAGGGGAGCTTTCTGACGGTGACGTCGTATCCGAATCGCACGTCTCCGGTGCTGCGGGGCCGCTGGGTACTCGAGAGCCTGCTGGGCACGCCGCCGCCCTCGCCGCCGGCGGACGTGCCGGGTCTGCCGGACCGCGGCGAAGACGGACGGCCGGCGTCGGTGCGCGAGCGGCTGGAACGGCACCGCGAGAGCCCCGCCTGCTCCACGTGTCACGCGCCCATGGATCCGCTGGGCTTCGCGCTGGAGAACTTCGATGCGGTGGGCGGCTGGCGCGACGCCGAGGGCGGAGCGCCCGTGGACAGCTCGGCCGTGCTGCCGGACGGTACGCGGTTTCGGGGCCCGGCCGGACTCCGCGCGTTCCTGGTGGAGCAGCGCCGGCAGTTCGTCGAAGCGATGACCGAGAAGCTGCTGGCGTATTCCCTGGGCCGCCGGCTCGAGTACTATGATCGTCCGACGGTGCGGGGCATCGTGCGGGAAGCCGCGGCGAGCGACCATCGCCTGTCCGATATCATTCTGGGCATCGTCCGGAGCCCTGCGTTCCAGATGCGGCGCGCGGCCGGGGATCCCGTGCCGGCACGGTCGGCGGCGGCCGCCAACCCCTGA